In Labrus mixtus chromosome 11, fLabMix1.1, whole genome shotgun sequence, a single window of DNA contains:
- the LOC132983068 gene encoding uncharacterized protein LOC132983068, translated as MKTITWFGFVLGALSAAGEVIWTKPGQTAIFKCQIDTYRSLEWLHHGNTRIIRVDGKTGQQNKAQSDIAKRSTVSETTLTVSSVKEGDAGKFTCKVYGRIQEHTLLVVSVSPSPSGVFQAGSTATLQVKGLSSGTLVQWKDPNGHLTDSATIQLEPVAPSHEGTWECLVTLDKVAYSESLEIKVEVPAPETAASLPKQNSEVDVQPPCHNCVTNPQPKETPLLELSWWVWVSLGVGCLVVILLIVFVIVLCKRIRRRKREYQRRQNGHQPLKPRQFCQCNRPTAAAKPQQGRRREKPLALPRQPLLME; from the exons ATGAAGACTATAACGTGGTTTGGTTTTG TGCTGGGCGCACTCTCTGCTGCAGGGGAAGTGATTTGGACAAAACCAGGGCAGACTGCCATTTTCAAATGTCAAATCGACACCTACCGTTCACTGGAGTGGCTTCATCATGGAAATACACGGATCATTAGAGTTGATGGGAAGACTGGCCAACAAAACAAAG CTCAGAGTGATATTGCAAAAAGGTCAACAGTAAGTGAAACAACTCTGACGGTCTCTTCAGTGAAGGAAGGAGACGCCGGAAAGTTCACTTGTAAGGTATACGGGAGAATACAAGAACATACGCTTCTTGTTGTCTCAG TCTCGCCCAGCCCCTCTGGTGTTTTCCAGGCGGGCAGCACAGCTACACTCCAGGTAAAAGGTCTGAGCTCTGGCACCTTGGTGCAGTGGAAGGATCCAAATGGACATCTCACAGATTCCGCAACGATTCAGCTCGAACCGGTAGCCCCCTCCCATGAAGGGACCTGGGAGTGTTTGGTCACACTAGACAAAGTGGCCTACAGTGAAAGCCTTGAAATCAAAGTCGAAG TACCAGCTCCTGAAACAGCTGCATCATTACCTAAGCAAAACTCAGAGGTCGACGTCCAGCCACCCTGCCACAACT GTGTTACTAACCCTCAACCCAAGGAGACCCCGCTGCTGGAGCTCAGCTGGTGGGTGTGGGTTTCATTGGGAGTTGGCTGCCTCGTTGTGATTCTCCTGATTGTCTTTGTCATAGTTTTGTGCAAGAGGATCAGAAGAAGGAAG agagaaTATCAGAGGAGGCAGAATGGCCACCAGCCACTGAAGCCCCGACAGTTCTGCCAGTGTAACCG CCCAACAGCTGCAGCCAAACCGCAGCAAGGACGCCGGAGAGAGAAGCCATTGGCCCTCCCCCGGCAACCCCTGCTAATGGAGTGA